In Paenibacillus ihbetae, the following are encoded in one genomic region:
- a CDS encoding 2,3-butanediol dehydrogenase, whose product MQALRWHGVKDLRLENIEEPQATKGKVKIKVEWCGICGSDLHEYVAGPIFIPESTPHALTGEQAPIVMGHEFSGQVVEVGEGVTRFKAGERVVVEPVFSCGTCDACRQGKYNLCEKMGFLGLAGGGGGFSEYVAADEHMVHKIPDTVSYEQGALVEPSAVALYAVRQSQLKAGDRAVVFGAGPIGLLVIEALKAAGASDIYAVELSEERKQKAAELGAIVLDPKACDVVEELKQRTGRGVDVAYEVTGVPPVLTQAIHSTKIGGQIMIVSIFETSAPIIPNDIVMNERSITGIIGYRDVFPAVISLMEKGFFPADKLVTQKIKLHEVLERGFEALLKEKNQVKILVSAH is encoded by the coding sequence ATGCAAGCATTACGCTGGCATGGTGTGAAGGATCTGCGGCTCGAGAACATCGAGGAGCCTCAAGCAACGAAAGGTAAAGTGAAAATCAAGGTGGAATGGTGCGGTATTTGCGGAAGTGACCTCCACGAATACGTAGCCGGACCGATTTTTATACCTGAATCAACCCCGCATGCGCTTACCGGAGAACAGGCGCCGATCGTTATGGGACATGAATTTTCGGGCCAAGTGGTTGAAGTCGGGGAGGGAGTAACCCGCTTTAAAGCCGGCGAACGCGTTGTCGTCGAGCCTGTTTTTTCATGCGGGACTTGCGATGCTTGCCGTCAAGGCAAATACAACTTGTGTGAAAAAATGGGCTTCCTGGGACTTGCCGGCGGAGGCGGCGGATTCTCCGAATACGTCGCAGCGGATGAGCATATGGTGCACAAAATACCCGACACCGTTTCGTATGAGCAGGGGGCATTGGTTGAGCCGTCGGCCGTTGCCTTGTATGCAGTTCGCCAAAGCCAGCTGAAAGCCGGAGACCGTGCCGTCGTGTTTGGCGCCGGGCCGATCGGACTGCTTGTCATCGAGGCGCTCAAGGCTGCAGGGGCTTCGGACATCTACGCCGTAGAGCTGTCCGAAGAGCGCAAACAGAAGGCGGCGGAGTTAGGGGCAATCGTCCTTGATCCCAAGGCCTGCGATGTCGTCGAAGAGCTGAAGCAGCGTACCGGCAGGGGTGTCGATGTCGCTTATGAAGTGACCGGCGTTCCGCCGGTGCTGACCCAAGCGATCCATTCTACGAAGATCGGCGGGCAGATTATGATCGTCAGCATATTCGAAACCTCCGCGCCGATCATTCCGAATGATATCGTTATGAATGAACGGAGCATCACCGGCATCATCGGCTATCGAGACGTATTCCCGGCCGTAATCAGCCTGATGGAGAAGGGCTTCTTCCCGGCCGACAAGCTCGTGACGCAGAAGATCAAGCTTCATGAAGTATTGGAGCGTGGATTTGAAGCGCTGCTTAAGGAAAAGAACCAGGTGAAGATTCTGGTGAGCGCCCATTAA
- a CDS encoding ABC transporter permease, producing the protein MDARLSSASAQPVQRPSKWKHVKKQLKRNIGLYLIISPAVLYFLIWHYWPMYGVQIAFKDFMPGLGIWNSPWVGFEHFERLFDAYYFWTILKNTIGISLYGLLVGIPAPVLLALLFNELRNRKFRSFAQTISYAPHFISVVVAVGILFFFISPTNGVFNSILVSLGKEPVDYLAEPSNFWHLYVWSGVWQGIGWSSLIYSAAISGISPDLYEAAYMDGASKFRRIWHITLPGILPTIVILSILSAGSIMSVGFEKVLLMQNPMNLETSEVISTYMYKSGLINTQYSFSAAVGLFNNVINFIILIIVNAAARKAGETSLW; encoded by the coding sequence ATGGACGCTCGCCTATCCTCGGCATCCGCACAGCCTGTACAGAGGCCGAGCAAATGGAAGCATGTCAAAAAGCAGCTGAAACGGAATATCGGACTATATCTCATTATTTCACCAGCGGTACTTTACTTCTTGATCTGGCACTACTGGCCGATGTACGGCGTACAAATTGCGTTTAAGGATTTTATGCCCGGACTAGGCATTTGGAACAGCCCGTGGGTCGGATTTGAGCACTTCGAGCGGCTGTTTGATGCGTATTACTTTTGGACCATCCTGAAAAATACGATCGGCATCAGCCTGTACGGACTGCTCGTCGGCATCCCGGCACCTGTTCTCTTGGCGCTTCTCTTCAATGAATTGCGGAACCGCAAATTCCGCTCATTCGCCCAGACCATCTCTTACGCTCCTCACTTCATCTCCGTCGTGGTCGCAGTCGGTATCCTTTTCTTTTTCATCTCGCCGACGAACGGCGTTTTCAATTCCATTCTGGTTTCTCTCGGGAAAGAGCCCGTCGATTATCTAGCCGAGCCGTCCAACTTTTGGCATTTGTATGTTTGGTCCGGCGTTTGGCAGGGAATCGGCTGGTCGTCGCTTATCTACAGCGCCGCGATATCCGGCATCTCCCCGGATTTATACGAAGCGGCTTACATGGACGGTGCCAGCAAGTTCCGCCGTATCTGGCATATTACGCTCCCCGGAATTCTGCCGACGATCGTCATCTTATCGATTTTAAGCGCCGGAAGCATTATGAGCGTCGGCTTCGAGAAGGTTCTGCTGATGCAAAACCCGATGAATCTGGAAACCTCCGAGGTGATTTCCACTTATATGTACAAAAGCGGGCTGATCAACACCCAGTACAGCTTCTCCGCGGCAGTCGGCCTGTTCAACAACGTCATTAACTTCATAATCCTGATTATCGTCAATGCGGCAGCCCGCAAGGCTGGGGAAACCAGCTTATGGTAG
- a CDS encoding carbohydrate ABC transporter permease: protein MLLNIKRTPGEKVADIVILVLAALVTVIILYPLVFVLFASFSDPRQIWDKPLLLYPAGFNLDSYAKVFENGEIWRGYLNTILYAFLGTAINLIMTVLAAYPLSRKRFYGKGLFTLLFAFTMFFGGGLIPLYLVNKQLGLLNTVWALVLPGAISAYNMIIMRTYFQTRIPIELEESAYVDGCGDFQMLYKIVLPLSMPIIAVMLLFYGVGHWNSYFDAMIYLTDREKFPLQLILREILVQNDFKEMAGISVGAEYADQMMVKEGLKYAIVVLSALPLLLLYPLLSRFFEKGIMVGAIKG, encoded by the coding sequence GTGCTGCTGAACATCAAACGAACGCCAGGCGAGAAAGTGGCGGATATCGTCATTCTGGTGCTCGCCGCCTTGGTCACCGTCATCATTCTGTATCCGCTCGTGTTCGTGCTGTTTGCTTCCTTCTCCGATCCGCGTCAAATATGGGACAAGCCCCTGCTGTTATATCCGGCCGGCTTCAATCTCGATTCGTATGCCAAGGTGTTCGAGAACGGCGAGATCTGGCGCGGGTACTTGAACACTATCCTGTATGCTTTCCTGGGAACCGCGATCAATCTGATCATGACGGTGCTCGCCGCCTATCCGCTGTCCCGCAAGCGCTTTTACGGAAAAGGTCTGTTTACGCTGCTGTTTGCGTTCACGATGTTTTTCGGGGGAGGCCTGATCCCCTTGTACTTGGTTAACAAGCAGCTAGGGCTGCTGAACACGGTATGGGCGCTTGTACTGCCGGGGGCGATCAGCGCCTATAACATGATTATCATGCGCACGTATTTTCAGACGCGGATTCCAATCGAGCTGGAAGAGAGCGCCTATGTGGACGGCTGCGGCGATTTTCAGATGCTGTACAAAATCGTGCTCCCGCTATCCATGCCGATCATTGCCGTCATGCTTCTGTTCTACGGCGTCGGCCACTGGAACTCCTACTTCGACGCGATGATCTACTTAACGGATCGGGAGAAGTTTCCTTTGCAGCTTATTTTGCGGGAAATCCTCGTGCAGAACGATTTCAAGGAGATGGCCGGCATATCGGTCGGGGCTGAGTATGCGGACCAGATGATGGTGAAGGAAGGGCTGAAGTATGCGATCGTCGTCCTGTCCGCGCTGCCGCTGCTGCTGTTGTATCCGCTGCTGTCGCGTTTTTTCGAGAAAGGCATCATGGTGGGAGCGATCAAGGGATAA
- a CDS encoding extracellular solute-binding protein: MKKRLRFLLALTMTFSLLLTACGGSGGESSPDAPDSEGDPGSITLHIVKRGYTDVHPPADQLWMWQKYEEISGIKVEFEELAGAAVTERKNVMLGSNDLPDAFYRIAFGTDELMKYGKQGLFIPLEGLIEEHAPNLRKLLDENPDIKGAITMSDGHIYALPYVDFSKAFNSVRLYINKSWLDEAGLDVPKTTAELREALKKVREKDDSRLGWVLETQYWTFLESFLAGSFGMGEGGAKAFGQYLYKDADGQVQTTFNDPKYRELLRYMSDLYKDGSLAQQNFTTGYDYAKWSADGASGKIGSFVWEGPGYIGKEAAEQYVGINALEGPNGDKVAGTLGPPAKGIFGFIITNKNKHPVETIKWIDYFYGEEGINFGTFGLEGETYELVDGKPRYKEDILNYKGGVQLGAFQYVDNVYGAYYPYVEPDDELRMAARGTTVAAEIKADPAELDEFAPKELWPDFVPTDEEANTTSAILTDINKYIQEMRVKFVTGKASLDTDWDGYVKTLDKMGAKEYLEIKRAQYERYLNVK; encoded by the coding sequence ATGAAAAAAAGACTTCGATTTCTGCTTGCCTTGACCATGACATTCTCTTTGCTCCTGACCGCCTGCGGCGGGTCCGGGGGCGAGTCATCTCCGGATGCACCCGATTCTGAAGGGGATCCGGGGAGCATAACGCTGCACATCGTGAAGCGCGGTTATACTGATGTTCATCCTCCGGCCGATCAGCTGTGGATGTGGCAAAAATACGAGGAGATTTCCGGCATTAAGGTCGAATTCGAGGAACTGGCCGGCGCTGCCGTGACGGAGCGGAAAAACGTCATGCTCGGCTCCAATGATCTTCCCGATGCATTTTATCGCATCGCCTTCGGAACGGACGAGCTGATGAAATACGGCAAGCAAGGGTTGTTCATTCCCCTGGAGGGACTGATCGAGGAGCATGCGCCGAATTTGCGCAAGCTGCTGGACGAGAATCCGGACATCAAGGGAGCGATCACGATGTCCGACGGCCATATCTACGCGCTGCCCTATGTCGACTTCTCGAAGGCATTTAATTCGGTCCGGTTATATATCAACAAATCCTGGCTGGATGAAGCCGGACTTGACGTCCCGAAGACGACCGCAGAGCTCCGCGAGGCGCTGAAGAAGGTAAGGGAGAAGGATGATTCCCGCCTGGGCTGGGTCCTTGAGACGCAGTATTGGACCTTCCTGGAAAGCTTCCTCGCAGGCAGCTTCGGCATGGGAGAAGGCGGCGCCAAGGCGTTCGGCCAATATTTGTACAAGGACGCCGATGGGCAGGTCCAAACGACGTTCAACGATCCGAAGTACCGGGAGCTGCTGCGGTATATGAGCGATTTGTATAAGGACGGCTCCCTTGCGCAGCAAAATTTCACGACAGGCTACGACTACGCCAAGTGGTCGGCGGACGGCGCAAGCGGAAAGATCGGCTCCTTCGTATGGGAAGGTCCGGGATATATCGGCAAGGAGGCTGCCGAGCAGTACGTGGGCATTAACGCGCTGGAAGGACCGAACGGGGACAAGGTTGCCGGCACGCTCGGGCCGCCTGCCAAAGGCATATTCGGATTCATTATCACGAACAAGAACAAACATCCGGTTGAAACGATCAAATGGATCGATTATTTCTACGGCGAGGAGGGCATTAACTTCGGCACCTTCGGGTTAGAGGGGGAAACCTACGAGCTTGTAGACGGCAAGCCAAGGTACAAGGAAGACATCTTGAATTATAAGGGAGGCGTGCAGCTCGGGGCGTTCCAATACGTCGACAATGTGTATGGAGCATATTATCCTTACGTGGAGCCGGACGACGAGCTGCGGATGGCAGCGAGAGGAACAACGGTAGCCGCAGAGATTAAGGCGGACCCGGCTGAGCTGGATGAATTCGCGCCGAAGGAGCTGTGGCCGGATTTCGTGCCGACGGATGAGGAAGCGAACACAACGAGCGCGATTTTGACCGATATCAATAAATACATCCAGGAAATGAGGGTCAAGTTCGTGACGGGCAAAGCCAGCTTAGATACCGATTGGGACGGATACGTCAAGACGCTCGACAAAATGGGGGCTAAGGAGTACCTGGAGATCAAGCGTGCGCAATACGAACGATATTTGAATGTCAAATGA
- a CDS encoding GntR family transcriptional regulator, which translates to MTKDNKPLYSVMMDELKSQIVSGRYPPESQLPTEAELSSAFGVSRITTRRALEELEREGLIYRIKGSGSFVKPRSRGLEGREEGTGKMISLILPSEDDRGTMGYIRGASDWLNANGYYLSIHQSDYDSQKERDLLELLTRKGIAAIILYPRNDQTNYDILHRLTLEDYPIITIDKYFDSLPLGAVVSDNFSGSYQAVSRLIELGHRRIAFLTAVSIESTSSVRDRYFGYCQALKDHGIPLDSRYIWLNMKGYREQVGVERFYNELLDTYRAEGITAVQTENDLIAANLLNLCLDRGIRIPEDISIIGFDNNPVTEHVIIPLTTVEQNFYEIGRQAAEIIVNWLEMGKQASGKILVPVKLVERGTTAAAPRSGIAD; encoded by the coding sequence TTGACCAAAGACAATAAACCGCTGTACAGCGTTATGATGGACGAGCTGAAATCACAAATTGTTTCGGGCCGCTACCCTCCCGAATCCCAGCTGCCGACGGAGGCCGAGCTGAGCTCGGCCTTCGGGGTAAGCCGCATTACGACGCGAAGAGCGCTGGAAGAGCTCGAGCGGGAAGGCTTGATCTACCGGATCAAAGGAAGCGGGAGCTTTGTCAAGCCGAGAAGCCGCGGGTTGGAGGGACGAGAGGAAGGCACCGGAAAAATGATCTCCCTGATTCTGCCATCCGAGGATGACCGGGGCACGATGGGGTACATTCGCGGGGCGTCGGACTGGCTGAATGCGAACGGCTATTATCTTAGCATTCATCAAAGCGATTATGACTCACAGAAAGAGCGTGATCTGCTGGAATTGCTGACGCGAAAAGGCATAGCGGCAATCATCCTGTATCCCAGGAACGATCAGACGAATTATGATATCCTTCATCGGCTTACGCTGGAGGACTATCCGATCATTACCATTGATAAGTATTTCGACAGCCTGCCGCTCGGCGCGGTCGTATCGGACAACTTTAGCGGCTCGTACCAGGCGGTATCCCGACTCATCGAGCTCGGCCATCGCAGAATTGCATTTCTTACGGCTGTAAGCATCGAATCCACCTCCTCGGTCCGCGACCGGTATTTCGGTTATTGCCAAGCGCTCAAGGATCACGGGATCCCTCTGGACAGCCGTTATATTTGGCTGAATATGAAGGGCTACCGGGAGCAAGTCGGCGTGGAGCGATTCTATAATGAACTGCTTGATACCTACCGTGCGGAAGGCATTACGGCCGTGCAGACCGAGAATGATCTCATCGCCGCCAACCTGCTGAATCTCTGTTTGGATCGAGGCATCCGCATTCCGGAGGATATTTCGATTATCGGATTCGACAACAATCCGGTTACAGAGCACGTCATCATACCGCTGACGACGGTTGAGCAGAATTTTTATGAGATCGGACGCCAGGCCGCCGAGATCATCGTGAATTGGCTTGAAATGGGCAAGCAGGCTTCGGGCAAAATCCTGGTGCCGGTCAAGCTGGTCGAGCGAGGAACGACGGCTGCAGCGCCGCGGAGCGGGATAGCCGATTAG
- a CDS encoding sporulation protein YjcZ: MRGGFLVGEVNGYGGGYSIGAILVLFILLVIIARSFGFGIA; encoded by the coding sequence ATGAGAGGAGGTTTCCTTGTGGGTGAAGTGAATGGATATGGCGGAGGCTACTCGATAGGAGCAATCCTGGTTCTCTTTATTCTTCTGGTTATCATTGCTCGTTCTTTCGGTTTTGGCATTGCTTAA
- a CDS encoding helix-turn-helix transcriptional regulator: MLQLMSVNFDDYIPNWRTQLETIPYNVLVVVREGKVRYEINGEEVIAEKEDVLFIPQSTRRSGGNWNETPHQKHTILFTLDRQEATGIPFLDAGQFLKFNLTQIQYAYRRCERLYEEMRGGKSFRKMICQGILQELIGMLARELEKTELAPSKRNYADIIKSYLLEHYREPIEIDSLARIIHRSPSYAAALFKEVYGLSPIRYMHQLRVQEACSLLIHSDMTIAHIADYLGYYDTSYFYRIFKKHTGLSPSDYVQQHNLL, translated from the coding sequence GTGCTCCAATTGATGAGCGTGAATTTTGATGATTATATCCCGAATTGGCGGACACAGCTGGAGACGATCCCGTACAATGTCCTTGTTGTGGTAAGAGAAGGCAAGGTACGATATGAAATCAACGGCGAAGAAGTCATTGCGGAAAAAGAAGACGTCCTCTTCATCCCGCAGTCTACTAGACGAAGCGGCGGCAACTGGAACGAAACTCCACATCAGAAGCATACGATCCTATTTACGCTGGATCGCCAAGAAGCCACAGGCATTCCTTTTCTGGACGCAGGCCAATTCTTGAAATTCAATCTTACGCAAATTCAATATGCCTATCGTCGCTGCGAGCGATTATACGAGGAAATGCGGGGCGGCAAAAGCTTCCGAAAGATGATCTGTCAAGGCATCCTGCAGGAGCTGATTGGGATGCTGGCCCGTGAGCTAGAGAAGACTGAGCTTGCGCCCAGCAAACGCAACTACGCGGATATCATCAAATCGTATCTGCTGGAGCATTACCGCGAACCTATCGAAATCGATTCACTGGCGAGAATCATCCATCGCTCTCCGAGCTACGCCGCAGCCCTTTTCAAAGAGGTGTACGGCCTATCTCCGATTCGATATATGCACCAGCTGCGGGTGCAGGAAGCTTGCAGCCTGCTGATTCATTCGGACATGACGATCGCTCATATCGCCGATTATTTGGGCTATTACGATACTTCCTATTTCTATAGGATATTTAAAAAACACACCGGCCTCTCGCCATCCGACTATGTACAGCAACACAACTTACTATGA
- a CDS encoding sulfatase translates to MRVLLLDLDSTRPDHLGCYGYHRNTSPNIDRMAAEGVRFDNYYTSDAPCFPSRTALMTGKFGIHNGVVGHGGTAADVRHEGITRDFHDKLVKESFPAIFRRAGMKTSLISPFGERHSAWTFYAGFNEIYNTGKSGMESAEEVSPVVLDWLERHADEDNWMLYVNFWDPHTPYRAPESLGNPFEQDPLPAWITEEVLEEHRKKVGPHGANEINMYNSDVSPKYPRHPGEIKSMEDLRKMVDGYDCGIRHMDEHIGAIFELLENKGIMDDLVVIITADHGENMGELGIYGEHGTADQGTCRIPMIIRGPGIMKGITDPNLHYHLDLLPTMADYLNVDPAPSWDGISYADSLRTGQGSGREYLVVSQCAHVCQRSVRFGEWLYIRTYHDGFHLFDKEMLFHISEDAHEQHNQASQRPELCREAVYLLNEWHDQMMSTMPFDVDPLWTVMKEGGPYHAKGHLPQYVERLKSTGRGEAVPELMRRHPREFV, encoded by the coding sequence ATGAGAGTATTACTGCTGGATTTGGATTCAACCAGACCAGATCATCTGGGCTGCTACGGTTATCACCGGAATACATCGCCTAATATTGACCGAATGGCTGCGGAGGGCGTACGTTTTGACAACTACTATACCTCCGATGCGCCATGTTTTCCTTCAAGGACCGCGTTGATGACCGGCAAGTTCGGCATACATAACGGCGTTGTCGGTCATGGGGGTACGGCTGCCGATGTACGGCATGAGGGCATTACCCGTGACTTTCACGACAAGCTCGTGAAGGAGAGCTTTCCGGCGATATTCCGCCGGGCCGGCATGAAGACGTCCTTAATCAGTCCGTTCGGAGAACGCCATTCGGCATGGACTTTTTATGCGGGGTTCAACGAAATCTATAATACCGGGAAGAGCGGCATGGAGTCAGCCGAAGAAGTGTCGCCTGTCGTCCTGGATTGGCTGGAGCGTCATGCGGATGAGGATAACTGGATGCTGTACGTGAATTTCTGGGATCCGCATACACCGTATCGGGCACCCGAGTCGTTGGGAAATCCCTTCGAACAAGATCCTCTGCCTGCTTGGATTACGGAAGAGGTGCTTGAGGAGCATCGAAAGAAGGTCGGCCCGCATGGAGCAAACGAAATTAACATGTATAATAGTGATGTATCCCCAAAATATCCGCGACACCCCGGAGAGATCAAATCGATGGAGGATTTGCGGAAGATGGTGGACGGCTACGATTGCGGCATTCGCCATATGGACGAGCATATCGGTGCGATCTTCGAATTGCTGGAGAACAAGGGAATCATGGATGATCTGGTGGTTATCATTACCGCCGATCATGGCGAGAACATGGGAGAGCTTGGCATTTATGGAGAGCACGGAACAGCGGATCAGGGGACGTGCCGTATCCCGATGATTATCCGGGGACCAGGGATCATGAAGGGAATCACGGACCCTAACCTGCATTATCATCTGGATCTGCTGCCTACGATGGCGGACTACCTGAACGTCGATCCGGCTCCAAGCTGGGACGGCATCAGTTACGCCGATAGCCTGCGGACCGGGCAAGGGAGCGGCAGAGAGTATCTGGTCGTATCGCAGTGCGCCCATGTTTGTCAGCGAAGCGTTCGTTTCGGAGAATGGCTCTACATTCGGACCTATCATGACGGCTTTCACCTGTTCGACAAAGAGATGCTGTTCCATATCTCCGAAGATGCTCATGAACAGCACAACCAAGCGTCTCAAAGACCGGAGCTTTGCAGGGAAGCGGTCTATCTGCTGAATGAGTGGCATGATCAGATGATGTCCACGATGCCGTTTGACGTGGATCCGCTTTGGACGGTCATGAAAGAGGGGGGACCTTATCATGCCAAAGGTCATCTGCCGCAGTATGTCGAGCGACTGAAGAGCACGGGCCGGGGAGAAGCGGTACCCGAGCTGATGCGGCGCCATCCTCGGGAGTTTGTATAA
- a CDS encoding formylglycine-generating enzyme family protein: MGDHHSCCTGSRSNVQLTKADTMGRAPVMVRESLEHRQSHQNAHSEMIAIPAGTFTMGTNSKEGFPNDGEGPARSVTVSTFEISPYAVTNQEFQRFVEKTGYVTEAEHFGWSYVFELMASDETKAKVSQVPQETPWWLVVEGAYWAAPEGAGSNLQGRMDHPVVHISWNDAMAYCQWAGVRLPTEAEWEYAARGGLEGRTYPWGDLLKQDGEHQCNIWQGKFPIKNSASDGYIGTAPVDAYKPNGYGLYNMSGNVWEWCADWFSPSYHQQTSVHDPFYAEPTGRRSMRGGSYLCHRSYCNRYRVAARSGNTPDSSTGNCGFRVVRDSLPR; encoded by the coding sequence GTGGGAGATCATCATTCTTGCTGTACGGGGTCCAGATCGAACGTTCAGCTTACGAAAGCCGATACGATGGGGCGTGCACCTGTCATGGTGCGTGAAAGTCTTGAGCATAGACAATCGCATCAGAATGCTCACTCAGAAATGATCGCGATTCCTGCGGGGACGTTTACGATGGGGACGAATTCGAAAGAAGGCTTCCCTAATGATGGCGAAGGACCGGCGCGCAGCGTTACAGTTTCCACATTCGAAATTTCGCCGTATGCCGTTACGAATCAGGAATTTCAACGTTTTGTAGAGAAAACCGGTTACGTAACGGAAGCTGAGCATTTCGGATGGTCATATGTTTTTGAACTGATGGCCTCGGATGAGACCAAAGCAAAGGTCTCGCAGGTCCCGCAAGAAACGCCGTGGTGGCTGGTGGTGGAAGGCGCATACTGGGCTGCTCCCGAGGGAGCAGGCTCGAATCTGCAAGGCCGGATGGACCATCCGGTGGTGCATATCTCATGGAACGATGCTATGGCGTATTGCCAATGGGCTGGCGTGCGGCTGCCGACGGAGGCGGAATGGGAGTATGCGGCGCGCGGGGGATTAGAGGGCAGGACCTATCCATGGGGCGACCTGCTGAAGCAGGATGGGGAGCACCAATGCAATATTTGGCAGGGCAAATTTCCAATCAAAAACAGCGCCAGCGACGGGTATATCGGGACGGCGCCGGTGGATGCTTACAAGCCAAATGGATACGGATTGTATAATATGTCAGGCAACGTATGGGAATGGTGCGCCGATTGGTTCAGTCCGTCTTATCATCAACAAACTTCGGTGCATGATCCGTTCTACGCAGAACCAACCGGGAGAAGGTCAATGCGCGGGGGCTCGTATCTGTGCCACAGATCCTATTGCAACCGGTACCGCGTGGCAGCTCGCAGCGGGAATACGCCCGACAGCTCGACGGGCAATTGCGGCTTCCGCGTCGTAAGAGATTCCTTGCCGCGCTGA
- a CDS encoding TetR/AcrR family transcriptional regulator, which translates to MVRASARQHILNVASESFYREGIRSVGIDTIVERAGVSKATLYRHFPTKDDLVMAYLQEQDHINWEHFDEVIAEKEGKPKEQLLALIDATIEMLEPGYHRGCHFLNALAEFSEEDHPVHLLAVEYNRAIRQRLSRLTQLAGVNDDTLTDQLMLVINGALSSVSVYGFSGPAAQLKALSTHLIELYLGQTNQ; encoded by the coding sequence ATGGTACGCGCTTCAGCACGCCAGCATATTCTTAACGTGGCTTCAGAGTCGTTCTACCGCGAAGGCATTCGTTCAGTTGGGATCGATACCATTGTTGAACGAGCCGGTGTGAGCAAAGCCACGCTTTATCGTCATTTCCCGACCAAGGACGATTTAGTTATGGCATATCTCCAAGAACAGGATCATATCAATTGGGAGCACTTTGACGAAGTGATCGCCGAAAAAGAGGGAAAACCTAAAGAGCAGTTACTGGCTTTGATTGATGCAACGATCGAAATGCTCGAGCCGGGCTATCATCGAGGCTGTCATTTTCTAAATGCTCTTGCTGAATTTTCCGAAGAAGATCACCCTGTCCATTTACTCGCCGTAGAGTACAATCGTGCCATACGTCAGCGTTTATCCCGTTTGACGCAATTAGCGGGTGTGAATGACGATACACTGACAGATCAATTAATGCTTGTCATTAACGGCGCGCTGTCCTCCGTTTCGGTCTACGGCTTCTCAGGTCCCGCAGCCCAGCTTAAAGCGTTATCTACACATTTGATCGAGCTATATCTCGGCCAAACGAACCAATAG
- a CDS encoding NAD(P)-dependent oxidoreductase, translating to MSDVTVIGLGPMGAALAQALLRNGHRVTVWNRTAERAEPLVREGAILAPNPASAVAASPVTIVCVANYKISYSVMDTPEVAAALAGRVLVQLSTGTPQEARDNAAWALEREVDYLDGAIPATPPQIGRPETTIFTSGSTSAYEKSEALLKSLAGNVPYLGEKVSAASTTDLAFLSTLFGSMMGFFHAARIIESDGLRVDEFGSMISSLSPAMGEMIKYEGDMIHADTFEQPQSSLNTCLVTVKMFVEQARDAGINAEFPTFALGLFQKAVDSGYGNEELGALIKVLR from the coding sequence ATGAGTGATGTAACAGTGATCGGTTTAGGACCCATGGGTGCCGCCCTCGCACAGGCGCTGCTCCGTAATGGTCACCGCGTTACCGTATGGAATCGGACGGCAGAAAGAGCAGAGCCATTGGTCAGGGAAGGGGCAATTCTTGCTCCCAATCCAGCTTCTGCAGTAGCAGCCAGCCCGGTTACGATCGTCTGCGTTGCCAATTACAAAATCTCTTACAGCGTTATGGATACACCCGAGGTTGCGGCCGCTCTCGCCGGCCGAGTATTGGTGCAGCTAAGCACGGGCACTCCGCAAGAGGCAAGAGATAACGCTGCATGGGCACTGGAGCGTGAAGTCGACTATCTGGATGGGGCCATCCCCGCAACACCACCGCAAATTGGAAGACCGGAAACGACCATTTTTACGTCAGGTTCGACATCGGCTTACGAGAAAAGTGAGGCCCTGCTCAAGAGTCTGGCAGGAAACGTCCCTTACCTGGGCGAAAAGGTCAGCGCAGCTTCCACAACCGATTTGGCATTTCTGTCAACGCTATTCGGTTCGATGATGGGCTTCTTTCATGCAGCGCGCATCATTGAATCCGATGGCCTGCGTGTTGATGAATTCGGATCCATGATCTCTTCGCTCTCTCCAGCAATGGGAGAAATGATCAAATACGAAGGGGATATGATTCATGCCGATACGTTTGAGCAGCCGCAAAGTTCTCTTAACACCTGTTTGGTAACCGTCAAAATGTTCGTGGAGCAAGCGCGGGATGCGGGAATCAATGCTGAGTTTCCAACGTTCGCTTTGGGACTTTTCCAAAAAGCTGTGGATTCGGGTTACGGAAATGAAGAGCTTGGCGCGCTGATCAAGGTGCTGCGTTAA